The following coding sequences lie in one Silvanigrella aquatica genomic window:
- a CDS encoding VOC family protein: MKHANKSIGLIGYHSIQYFARDLKSCVHWHIEKFGFEEIAKSNSAWEKKHGMRSVVLRGAGNIGWIITEPIEKASTAGRYLNNHPDGVAYINFRVKSIKKTAEFLVERKAPILYDIEVHKSKNAGTWKEIAIATALDDVGFRFIEEKKYDLFAPDHEWTNANTKNNDNRLGLDLGIDHVTCNGRSMHAITEFYAHCMGFKRYWGIEFHTTHHKPELGTGSGLESIVMWDKESGIKFATNQPLAPYYNNSQIQIYVEDNHGSGVQHIALGTKNIINTVEKLKVKGAVFLEASDKYYEQLPSRMKKMKLQKIKEPMEIVKKNNILLDGSNGKYLLQIFMKEQCVQMKNKTAGPFFYEIIQRAGDESFGEGNFKALFDSIEKQQVTDHRQEMRERVDSLC; this comes from the coding sequence ATGAAACACGCAAACAAATCTATTGGACTTATTGGTTATCATTCCATTCAATATTTTGCTCGCGATTTAAAATCTTGTGTGCATTGGCATATTGAAAAATTCGGATTTGAAGAAATTGCAAAATCAAACTCCGCATGGGAAAAAAAACATGGCATGCGTTCTGTTGTGTTACGTGGAGCAGGAAACATTGGATGGATTATTACAGAGCCCATTGAAAAAGCATCCACCGCAGGAAGATATTTAAACAATCATCCAGATGGTGTGGCCTATATTAATTTTAGAGTAAAAAGTATAAAAAAAACGGCTGAATTTCTTGTCGAAAGAAAAGCGCCTATTTTGTATGATATCGAAGTTCATAAATCAAAAAATGCAGGCACCTGGAAAGAAATTGCTATTGCAACAGCATTAGATGACGTTGGTTTTCGATTTATTGAAGAAAAAAAATATGATTTATTTGCTCCAGACCATGAATGGACAAATGCAAATACAAAAAACAATGATAACCGTCTTGGCCTCGATCTTGGCATCGATCACGTCACTTGCAATGGACGCTCTATGCACGCCATCACCGAATTTTATGCACACTGTATGGGGTTTAAAAGGTATTGGGGAATAGAATTCCACACAACACATCACAAACCCGAATTAGGTACAGGCTCGGGTCTTGAAAGCATTGTTATGTGGGACAAAGAGAGTGGCATTAAATTTGCGACAAATCAGCCCCTGGCGCCTTATTATAATAACTCCCAAATTCAAATTTATGTGGAAGACAATCATGGTTCCGGGGTTCAGCACATCGCCTTAGGCACTAAAAATATCATCAATACAGTAGAAAAATTGAAAGTTAAAGGTGCGGTTTTCTTAGAAGCTTCTGATAAGTATTACGAGCAATTACCCTCGAGAATGAAAAAAATGAAGCTACAAAAAATCAAAGAGCCTATGGAAATAGTTAAGAAAAATAACATTCTATTAGATGGATCCAATGGGAAATATTTACTGCAGATATTTATGAAAGAGCAATGTGTGCAAATGAAAAATAAAACTGCGGGTCCTTTTTTCTATGAAATTATCCAAAGGGCAGGGGATGAAAGCTTTGGTGAAGGCAATTTTAAAGCTTTATTTGACAGCATTGAAAAACAGCAAGTCACTGATCATCGTCAGGAAATGAGAGAAAGAGTCGATTCTCTATGCTAG
- a CDS encoding mannosyltransferase family protein: MKNRVLLREHMIIAFLITLLHFIIWVYLLHFKNYLTPANNLLELLTHWDSEWYTKIVEYDYAIEQSRAFFPLYPYLVKIINFPFKNIHPALIGSLFSSIVFIVFIFCLNKIKNSKESIPIWLYPQNTFCYLFLVLSPASYVFHTHHTESLYLFLSYLSIYFSYFNKWFFAAILSGLCCLTKNQGVILSISCGFLAASHALSFKERFYIFFKFGIVSGLFFAGYLLFQYRIFGTPFAFIEAQSSWHHIDHYSEYFETFILQSKFQDYSLGAIKHHLVFYLMLFYSFFLLKYSKAIFFYCLISLLILPLQGELINSFRFISFLFPIFFIMGIYENRKELFIKLIILLIFLFLNIQTTYNYGILKWAY, encoded by the coding sequence ATGAAAAACAGAGTGCTATTACGTGAGCATATGATAATCGCATTCCTAATCACTCTTTTGCATTTTATAATTTGGGTATATTTACTTCATTTTAAAAACTATTTAACACCTGCTAATAATTTATTAGAATTATTAACTCATTGGGATTCCGAGTGGTATACAAAAATTGTAGAATATGATTATGCAATAGAACAAAGCAGAGCTTTTTTCCCTCTATACCCTTATTTGGTAAAAATAATTAATTTTCCTTTTAAAAATATTCATCCTGCTTTAATTGGAAGTCTATTTTCATCAATTGTTTTTATTGTATTTATTTTTTGTTTGAATAAAATTAAAAATTCAAAAGAATCCATTCCTATATGGCTATATCCTCAAAATACTTTTTGTTATCTTTTTTTAGTTTTATCGCCTGCAAGTTATGTTTTTCATACTCATCATACGGAATCATTGTATTTATTTTTATCTTATTTATCTATATATTTTTCTTATTTTAATAAATGGTTTTTTGCAGCTATACTTTCTGGTTTATGCTGTTTAACTAAAAATCAAGGAGTTATACTATCTATTTCTTGTGGTTTTTTAGCAGCTTCACATGCTTTGTCATTTAAAGAAAGATTTTATATATTTTTTAAATTCGGCATAGTTTCCGGCCTGTTTTTTGCAGGATATCTTTTATTTCAATATAGAATTTTTGGCACTCCATTTGCTTTTATAGAAGCGCAATCTAGTTGGCATCATATAGATCATTACTCAGAATATTTTGAAACTTTTATTTTGCAGTCTAAATTTCAAGATTACAGTTTAGGCGCTATTAAGCATCATTTGGTTTTTTATTTAATGCTCTTCTATTCTTTTTTTCTTTTAAAATATTCAAAAGCCATATTTTTCTATTGTTTAATTTCTTTATTAATTTTGCCTTTACAAGGAGAATTAATTAATTCTTTTCGCTTTATCTCCTTTCTTTTCCCAATATTTTTTATCATGGGAATTTATGAAAATAGAAAAGAATTATTTATCAAATTAATTATTTTATTAATTTTTCTATTTTTAAATATACAAACAACTTATAATTATGGAATTTTAAAGTGGGCATATTAA